A part of Phoenix dactylifera cultivar Barhee BC4 chromosome 2, palm_55x_up_171113_PBpolish2nd_filt_p, whole genome shotgun sequence genomic DNA contains:
- the LOC103699632 gene encoding polyprenol reductase 1 isoform X3, with amino-acid sequence MLTTCLVVSTWFYAYRKMLPLSSESLHYSTIASHLTGGSHVFSIHKVPAASVEHKYLVWQTVFVLLLMEAQVLRRLHETLNVFNYSPSARMHIVGYLAGLFFYTMAPLSLGSSCAPEALSYAGDQIAEFIVKGRARMPDLEVDLWKLLMPFIKLGWCQWIGAAIFIWGWLHQLRCHAILGSLRENKGADEYVIPHGDWFEYVSCPHYLAEIVIYAGILVAAGGLNITVWLLFLFVVSNLVFAAAETHRWYRHKFESYPQSRHAIIPFIY; translated from the exons ATGCTGACAACATGCTTGGTAGTTTCCACATGGTTCTACGCATATAGGAAAATGTTACCATTATCCTCTGAATCATTACATTACTCCACGATTGCTAGCCACCTGACTGGAGGTTCACATGTGTTTTCTATTCACAAAGTCCCAGCAGCTTCTGTGGAGCATAAGTACCTGGTATGGCAGACTGTTTTTGTGCTTTTGTTGATGGAAGCTCAGGTGCTAAGGCGCTTGCATGAGACACTTAATGTGTTTAATTATAGTCCCTCAGCTCGAATGCATATTGTTGGCTATTTAGCTGGTTTGTT CTTTTACACAATGGCACCATTGTCACTTGGTAGCTCCTGTGCTCCAGAGGCACTGAGTTATGCAGGTGATCAAATAGCTGAATTTATAGTCAAAGGTCGGGCTCGAATGCCAGATCTTGAGGTTGATTTGTGGAAATTATTGATGCCTTTTATTAAATTGGGATGGTGCCAGTGGATTGGTGCAGCTATTTTTATTTGGGGTTGGCTACATCAGCTTCGTTGTCATGCAATTCTT GGTTCTTTGCGTGAGAACAAAGGAGCTGATGAATATGTAATCCCTCATGGCGACTGGTTTGAATATGTTTCATGCCCCCATTATCTTGCTGAGATA GTCATATATGCCGGCATTTTGGTTGCTGCTGGAGGATTGAACATTACAGTGTGGCTGCTTTTCTTGTTTGTG GTATCCAATCTTGTCTTTGCCGCAGCAGAAACTCATAGATGGTACCGTCATAAGTTTGAGAGCTACCCTCAGTCCAGGCATGCTATAATACCATTTATATATTAG
- the LOC103699632 gene encoding polyprenol reductase 1 isoform X1, producing MLTGFAARGKTRSSSSKFTVPQRYFLHFYLVAVMLTTCLVVSTWFYAYRKMLPLSSESLHYSTIASHLTGGSHVFSIHKVPAASVEHKYLVWQTVFVLLLMEAQVLRRLHETLNVFNYSPSARMHIVGYLAGLFFYTMAPLSLGSSCAPEALSYAGDQIAEFIVKGRARMPDLEVDLWKLLMPFIKLGWCQWIGAAIFIWGWLHQLRCHAILGSLRENKGADEYVIPHGDWFEYVSCPHYLAEIVIYAGILVAAGGLNITVWLLFLFVVSNLVFAAAETHRWYRHKFESYPQSRHAIIPFIY from the exons ATGCTCACGGGCTTCGCCGCCAGGGGAAAGACCAGGAGTTCTTCCAGT AAATTCACCGTTCCGCAGAGATATTTTTTGCATTTTTATTTAGTGGCTGTGATGCTGACAACATGCTTGGTAGTTTCCACATGGTTCTACGCATATAGGAAAATGTTACCATTATCCTCTGAATCATTACATTACTCCACGATTGCTAGCCACCTGACTGGAGGTTCACATGTGTTTTCTATTCACAAAGTCCCAGCAGCTTCTGTGGAGCATAAGTACCTGGTATGGCAGACTGTTTTTGTGCTTTTGTTGATGGAAGCTCAGGTGCTAAGGCGCTTGCATGAGACACTTAATGTGTTTAATTATAGTCCCTCAGCTCGAATGCATATTGTTGGCTATTTAGCTGGTTTGTT CTTTTACACAATGGCACCATTGTCACTTGGTAGCTCCTGTGCTCCAGAGGCACTGAGTTATGCAGGTGATCAAATAGCTGAATTTATAGTCAAAGGTCGGGCTCGAATGCCAGATCTTGAGGTTGATTTGTGGAAATTATTGATGCCTTTTATTAAATTGGGATGGTGCCAGTGGATTGGTGCAGCTATTTTTATTTGGGGTTGGCTACATCAGCTTCGTTGTCATGCAATTCTT GGTTCTTTGCGTGAGAACAAAGGAGCTGATGAATATGTAATCCCTCATGGCGACTGGTTTGAATATGTTTCATGCCCCCATTATCTTGCTGAGATA GTCATATATGCCGGCATTTTGGTTGCTGCTGGAGGATTGAACATTACAGTGTGGCTGCTTTTCTTGTTTGTG GTATCCAATCTTGTCTTTGCCGCAGCAGAAACTCATAGATGGTACCGTCATAAGTTTGAGAGCTACCCTCAGTCCAGGCATGCTATAATACCATTTATATATTAG
- the LOC103699632 gene encoding polyprenol reductase 1 isoform X2 has protein sequence MLTGFAARGKTRSSSSKFTVPQRYFLHFYLVAVMLTTCLVVSTWFYAYRKMLPLSSESLHYSTIASHLTGGSHVFSIHKVPAASVEHKYLVWQTVFVLLLMEAQVLRRLHETLNVFNYSPSARMHIVGYLAGLFFYTMAPLSLGSSCAPEALSYAGDQIAEFIVKGRARMPDLEVDLWKLLMPFIKLGWCQWIGAAIFIWGWLHQLRCHAILGSLRENKGADEYVIPHGDWFEYVSCPHYLAEIVIYAGILVAAGGLNITVWLLFLFVVCLAPWYPILSLPQQKLIDGTVISLRATLSPGML, from the exons ATGCTCACGGGCTTCGCCGCCAGGGGAAAGACCAGGAGTTCTTCCAGT AAATTCACCGTTCCGCAGAGATATTTTTTGCATTTTTATTTAGTGGCTGTGATGCTGACAACATGCTTGGTAGTTTCCACATGGTTCTACGCATATAGGAAAATGTTACCATTATCCTCTGAATCATTACATTACTCCACGATTGCTAGCCACCTGACTGGAGGTTCACATGTGTTTTCTATTCACAAAGTCCCAGCAGCTTCTGTGGAGCATAAGTACCTGGTATGGCAGACTGTTTTTGTGCTTTTGTTGATGGAAGCTCAGGTGCTAAGGCGCTTGCATGAGACACTTAATGTGTTTAATTATAGTCCCTCAGCTCGAATGCATATTGTTGGCTATTTAGCTGGTTTGTT CTTTTACACAATGGCACCATTGTCACTTGGTAGCTCCTGTGCTCCAGAGGCACTGAGTTATGCAGGTGATCAAATAGCTGAATTTATAGTCAAAGGTCGGGCTCGAATGCCAGATCTTGAGGTTGATTTGTGGAAATTATTGATGCCTTTTATTAAATTGGGATGGTGCCAGTGGATTGGTGCAGCTATTTTTATTTGGGGTTGGCTACATCAGCTTCGTTGTCATGCAATTCTT GGTTCTTTGCGTGAGAACAAAGGAGCTGATGAATATGTAATCCCTCATGGCGACTGGTTTGAATATGTTTCATGCCCCCATTATCTTGCTGAGATA GTCATATATGCCGGCATTTTGGTTGCTGCTGGAGGATTGAACATTACAGTGTGGCTGCTTTTCTTGTTTGTGGTATGTCTAGCCCCTTG GTATCCAATCTTGTCTTTGCCGCAGCAGAAACTCATAGATGGTACCGTCATAAGTTTGAGAGCTACCCTCAGTCCAGGCATGCTATAA
- the LOC103699650 gene encoding LOW QUALITY PROTEIN: uncharacterized protein LOC103699650 (The sequence of the model RefSeq protein was modified relative to this genomic sequence to represent the inferred CDS: deleted 3 bases in 2 codons) has protein sequence MNWGKNLSPTTLLFPFSPSMAMINPGGYAWAVAAGLNAALAAVSAKLFTFPLFKHMALVLFFNITMWGCYVNSLKASHLCKLRHKLRNNFLSSGLAGYFIFEEPLPSRVTNMVAGAILIILGVFILSQSSIERKSSSD, from the exons ATGAATTGGGGGAAAAATCTATCCCCCACCACCCTTCTCTTTCCCTTCTCTCCGTCTATGGCCATGATCAATCCTGGTGGTTATGCCTGGGCCGTGGCCGCCGGTCTGAACGCCGCCCTGGCCGCCGTCTCTGCCAAGCTCTTCACTTTTCCG C TTTTTAAACATATGGCCCTGGTCTTATTCTTCAACATCACAATGTGG GGATGCTATGTGAATAGCCTTAAAGCCTCTCATCTCTGCAAGCTACGTCACAAACTTCGCAACAATTTTCTATCATCAGGTCTAGCAGGG TACTTTATTTTTGAGGAGCCTCTACCTTCTCGGGTAACTAATA TGGTTGCAGGTGCTATTCTTATCATACTTGGTGTTTTCATCCTCAGCCAATCCAGCATCGAAAGAAAGTCGAGTTCAGATTAG
- the LOC103699667 gene encoding LOW QUALITY PROTEIN: histone H3.3 (The sequence of the model RefSeq protein was modified relative to this genomic sequence to represent the inferred CDS: inserted 1 base in 1 codon; deleted 3 bases in 2 codons), whose amino-acid sequence MESILKRTARAARKKKDHVGGEKSAPTTGGVKKPPQVPPGTVALREIRKYQKSTGAADKKLPFQRLVREIAQDFKTDLRFQSHAVLALXEAAEAYLVGLFEDTNLCAIHAKRVTIMPKDIQLARRIAAERA is encoded by the exons atggaATCAATTTTGAAGAGAACCGCAAGAGCTgcacgaaaaaaaaaagatcatgtaGGCGGCGAGAAGTCTGCGCCGACGACAGGGGGAGTGAAGAAGCCCCCACAGGTACCG CCGGGGACGGTGGCGCTTCGGGAGATCCGGAAGTACCAA AAGAGCACGGGAGCTGCTGATAAGAAGTTGCCGTTCCAGAGGCTTGTGCGGGAGATAGCGCAGGACTTCAAGACCGACCTTAGGTTCCAGAGCCACGCCGTTTTGGCTC CAGAGGCCGCCGAGGCCTATCTCGTCGGGCTGTTCGAGGACACCAACCTCTGCGCCATCCACGCCAAGCGCGTCACCATCATGCCCAAGGACATCCAGCTTGCCCGCCGCATCGCGGCGGAGCGCGCCTAA